The following is a genomic window from Brachionichthys hirsutus isolate HB-005 chromosome 10, CSIRO-AGI_Bhir_v1, whole genome shotgun sequence.
tgtTTCTGTTATGATCGGGGGCGACTGCTACTGGACTTCCTTCTTGTCTCCTgagagtcgccacagcaaatctcatgtcctccctcactacgtccatgtatcgtctcctgggtcgtcctctagccctgtcctttgcatcgtcctccccaacaccagccactctcatgtcctccctcactacgtccatgtctcttctcctgggtcgtcctctagtcctgttccctggcagttccatcctcagcatccttctaccgatatagtccccgtctctcctctggacatgtccaaaccatcaaagtctggtctctctgacctcgtctccaaaacgtctaaccttcactgtccctcttattgtctcatttctaatcctgtccaacctggacactcccaaggagaacctcagcatcttcatctcctccacttctagctccgcctcctgtcttttcctcagagacactgtctctaagtcgtccatcatgtctgtccttaccactgtctctaagccgtccatcatggctgtcctcaccactgtctctaagtcgtccatcatggctgtcctcaccactgtctctaagccgtccatcatggctgtcctcaccactgtctctaagtcgtccatcatggctgtcctcaccactgtctctaagccgttcatcatggctgtcctcaccactgtctctaagccgtccatcatggctgtcctcaccactgtctctaagccgtccatcatggctgtcctcaccactgtctctaagccgtccatcatggctgtcctcaccactgtctctaagccgtctatcatggctgtcctcaccactgtctctaagtcgtccatcatggctgtcctcaccactgtctctaagccgtccatcatggctgtcctcaccactgtctctaagtcgtccatcatggctgtcctcaccactgtctctaagccgtccatcatggctgtcctcaccactgtctctaagccgtccatcatggctgtcctcaccactgtctctaagccgttcatcatggctgtcctcaccactgtctctaagccgtccatcatggctgtcctcaccactgtctctaagctgtccatcatggctgtcctcaccactgtctctaagccgtccatcatggctgtcctcaccactgtctctaagccgtctatcatggctgtcctcaccactgtctctaagtcgtccatcatggctgtcctcaccactgtctctgagctgtccatcatggctgtcctcaccactgtctctaagccgtccatcatggctgtcctttATGCTCACCTTTATTCGTCTCTTTTCTAAAGCACCCTCCATAaatctctgcagcttcctctcctagacacttccacacctgcacaggtatgtctctggtccaactgccttcccattcttcatcctcttcatcctttctaACTTCCCTCATTCCCTCAtgctaatcttcatcacttcctggttcacaacaggttcctcgactcccctttgttctctctcatcttcctcattcattaattcctctaaatacttcttccatcttcatAAACACTACTgacctctgtcaacaccttcatctctactcttcatcactctaacatgctgaacatccttcctgtctctactcttcatcactaacatgctgaacatccttcctgtctctactcttcatcactctaacatgctgaacatccttcctgtctctactcttcatcactctaacatgctgaacatccttcctgtctctactcttcatcactctaacatgctgaacatccttcctgtctctactcttcatcactctaacatgctgaacatccttcctgtctctcctcttcatcgctaacatgctgaacatccttcctgtctctactcttcatcactctaacatgctgaacatccttcctgtctctactcttcatcactctaacatgctgaacatccttcctgtctctactcttcatcactctaacatgctggacatccttcctgtctctactcttcatcactctaacatgctgaacatccttcctgtctctactcttcatcactctaacatgctgaacatccttcctgtctctactcttcatcactctaacatgctgaacatccttcctgtctctactcttcatcactctaacatgctgaacatccttcctgtctctactcttcatcactaacatgctgaacatccttcctgtctctactcttcatcactaacatgctgaacatccttcctgtctctactcttcatcactctaacatgctgaacatccttcctgtctctactcttcatcactctaacatgctgaacatccttcctgtctctactcttcatcactctaacatgctgaacatccttcctgtctctactcttcatcactctaacatgctgaacatccttcctgtctctactcttcatcactctaacatgctgaacatccttcctgtctctactcttcatcactctaacatgctgaacatccttcctgtctctactcttcatcactctaacatgctgaacatccttcctgtctctactcttcatcactctaacatgctgaacatccttcctgtctctactcttcatcactaacatgctgaacatccttcctgtctctactcttcatcactctaacatgctgaacattcttcctgtctctactcttcatcactctaacatgctgaacatccttcctgtctctactcttcatcactctaacatgctgaacatccttcctgtttctgtctctctgtctgtccagcctgttcagatcattctctccatctttactatctaaccttcatacaggtcatcatatgacctctgtttgacctttgccacctctaccttttCCTTGCGTCTCGTCTCCCTGTACTCATGTCTactttcttctgtcctctcaatgtcccacttctgcacttcctggttccaccaccaggtctccttatctcctgtccttccagaagacacacccagtcctctcctacctgtctccctgatcacctgagctgttgtattccagtcttctggaagcctctcttgtccacccagagcttGTCTCAcctcttcgttcttcagcctccaccactttttcctctgctctgccttagtcttcgtcctcttcttcatcactaTAGTCctctctctcctaccacgaccttacagtcacctttaaactgctccgtctacactagatgtcgtccacctggtgctcctccctcaactcttgtaggtcaccctatgttctatgTACTCTAGAAATAAAATAGTATTGAATACTATGTATATTATATAGGTTTATGCTGCTTTTACTGTCCATCTCGAGGCTCAGTGGTGAAACAGGATCCGTGACCCAGATGTAGACACTTAATATTCATGGAATTAATGAACCATATTCTACAGATGTGGGGAGGGCTAGCAGGTAGTCACAAACTCAACCACCTGACTCTGGAGCTGATTCTCAGCAGGGGTGGAACCCCGGCTGGACACAGGGGGGTTGATCGCTGCTGCGCTGCGGGTGTCAACCGGCTGGGAGTCGGGGTCCGGTGGTGGCGGCGCTTTAGATTCTTCTGTGGTAGAAGTAGAGGTGAGAGCATGAGTGGAAACATGTCCACTGGAAGTTCATTTTGGAGGCTCGTAATCGTGTTTTATCTGGCATGGGGCCAGAGGACGCCCTGGCCCCATgccgtgccgacagagagagagagagtaaacaACAATGGCGACCTCCATGCAAAGTAAGTTTAACCAAAAATATAACTAATGGAAAATATTTATGAAATGTCCATCATATAGTTACGATTTTGACAGCATAATAAATCATATAGAGCTAACATGCCATTATATTCAGGGACCCCTTTAACTCAGATTACGACAGGAATACACAATTAATCCActgcagaataataataataataataatacattttatttaaaggcgcttttctcggcactcaaggatACATACCAAAATAACATATATAGAATCGAAATtagtaaaaccaaaataaatttaacGGAAAGAAACCACAGGGTTGCATTAATCCAGGCATCGCTCCAGACCTTCAGGTGTCTCCATGGAATCTGGCTCCCGGTCCTCCTTTGTGTCCGATTCCGGTCGTGGTTCTAACAAAGCTCCATGGTCCGGCTCCTCGGTGGAGGGTTCTGATTGGGGTACTGGCTCCACTGACGTCTCGTGTGAGTCATCTGGGCCGGAGTTTGGGGGCTCCGCGGAGGCCGTGGACTCCCCCTGCGGGATTGCAGACTGGCAGAACTGCTCCTCCCATTCACTGAGCTCCTGCTGGAACCAGCGGTTATCTTCATGGACGTAGCGTCTGAGGTTGGAGGGCAGGGAATCCATGCCCTGCAGCACCTGACCTGTCTCAACGTCTGTGTCGTCTGGGTGGATGAGGGTCATTGGGATTATTCCAGGTTAAAATAATCCCAACAAACTGTCCAATCACTCTGAGACTCACCTGTAATAAGGTGGGGTAGCCTGTCATTAATGTACATCAGGCAGTAGGCGCTGGCGTTGGTCATGCCCCCAAACGAATCTcgctccagctcctcccacGAGGACTCAGTGATGCTGATGTCGTTGTACTTCATCCAACGCTGGTTGGCATGGTCAAAGATGTAGGCCCAGTAATGACCCGCGGATGCCTGACCTTCGTGGACGAGCACAGCGTGGAGTTTATACGGAACCTGAACACAAGAGGGAGACAGCTTTCCACCAGTTGCTGGAAGTGAATCGGGCGAGCGTGTGCCTTACCTGGCAGAGCATGCTGTCTGAGTAGATGCCCTCCAGAAGCTGAGTGAGCCTGTCGATGCTCGCCTTAAGCTCTGGCACATGCACACGTTTacgcacaaacaaaacagcaaaatgaaaatgacagaaataatACAGCACATTGCCGTGGAGATTTATGTTACATTGGAAGCTGCGTAAGCATCACAACGTCATGACTCTCGACAGAAAGAGTGAGAGACGCCCAACCAGATTCACCATTCATGTCGTTCTCGACTTCTGTCCTCCATCGCTGCAGGCAGGTTCTGACAAAGAGCAGCTCTTCTTCCGTGACGCTGTGAGGGGCCGGGTGTGGTGGGCTCTCAACGGGGGGTTTGCACTGGGTGAAAGGCTTGTGTATGGGTGTTCGCTGACAACTGGAGACACTCGAAGCCAAAACCTCTGAagactctgtctctgcaggttcACTACAGGAAGTAAGAGCAGCGGTTATAGAGGCCAGTGACCGGGTCCAGGAGAGATCGCACGGATCCCTGGGTAACCGACCGGGTGTCGCTGATGGGATGGCTTTGAGGAGTCGGGGAAGACGAAGTCAATCTCAGATCTTCAGCTGGGGAAACACTTGTTGGCTTGGTGGTCACAAACTCCAGCACAAACTGCAGCATGTCTGCGAGATGATACTTGGTGGGTCCTGAGCCGTAGTTCTTGTAGCTGGGAATAAACGGCCGACACAGTTAAGATAAGAAAGGCTCCTATGAGGTGAAGACGTTCAAAGTGATCTCTTCAACACAAAACCAACCATTCAAGCTTCTGTTGAAGGGCGGCCAGTTGCTCCTTGAGTCTCTTcacctctcccctcctctcatgGGTCTGCTCTATGTTATTATGAAGATATCTGTCCACAGGAATGTCAGGCATGCTGGATTCAGCTCCTCCCCAACTCCCCAACATGTGAAAGCGACCCACCTTGTCCGTGACCTTGCTGCGCGTTCCGAGGCTCACCTGTCCATGTGAATGACTGCTGGGAACTCCAGTTTCTTGTGTATCTTCTCGGGCCGGCCAAGCTGGGTGTTGAATTCAAACCTGGACAGTTCAAACGTTAAGACCGGAGGTAACTTCTTGAACCACCTCTGCAAGGAAGCATAAATATAAAAGCATCAGATACGGCTAAGACTATTTGCAACGTAACTCCGTTAGTCAGCCGATGAGGTCATTCACCTCGCGGCCGGATGTGACGCTGTGATCCGAATGCAGCGACTCGATCTCCTTCTCCACCATGGCGCCTTCCAGACACTCATCCAGGTTGTTGAAGCCGTTGACTTGCAGGGGGTACTGGCCGAACTGCTCAATGTTATACAACGTCTTACCTGCGGCGTCACATAGAGGTGAGAGGGAGAACGAAACGAATGCCGACCGTCATGTGACGGAGACTCGCATGGAACACGTACCCTCGTGTCTCCTTTCCGTCACGAAGGTCCCGTAGAACAGCTGGACCAGCGGGTTTTGCTGCTTGTCATCCGCtttgctgaaaataaaacacaaatgcatatttatGTGATTTGGCATACAACGAGGAATGGACGGTGTGTGCAGGTGCATGAAATTGGCATCCAGGGAAACTTACTGTCCCGCGGCCGCAAGCTGAAAAGCATCCTCGAGCCAGTCGAGCAGCTTGTGGGAAAACTCACTGACATCCTGGGGACGGCGTGGGGCAGAGGACAGAGTATCGGTAAAGGATCAATCAAGATGTCGTTTAACAAGTCAACGGAGCTCCCTCAGTTGTCATGGAGATGATTATCTGAAGTGTGTGATGACCGGTCTCTATGCAAACTGAACAAACTCCATGTTCCCCAATGGGATCAGCTTCAGCCGGCGGTCAGTGTTGACTCTAGGCATTGTGAAGGCTGCACCTGTTGGGCCTCGCTGGTCCTGAAGGCGTCTCGCAGTAACTCCACGGCGGCAGAAGGATCCACGAAGCTGCGGGTGGAGCCCACCATCAGGGCAAACAGGCAGCGCAGCTCCTGCATGAACGCTATGTTCCTCTTGTCCTGTTAACCCAGGCCCGGCGTCAAACGGCGGCTCTTATCAACGGGCCTATCACGAGCAGCGCGGCACGCCGCGTTTACTCACGGAGTGGCTCTCGCACTTCTCCAGGACTCGTTCCGACAGGTGATAGTTGAGAACCAGCCTCCTGAAAACAGGCAGGTGGAACAATGACTGCAACAAAACAACGAACAACCGTTAATGCACATTCACAAGTGTCTGTTAGGAAATGAACGAGAGAAGAAACATCGTTTGGCTCGcataattgtatttctttacaGTCAAGCAACACAAACCCCGCCCTTTTGTGAGAAGACACCTGCGTGTCGGGTGATAAACCGGAAAGACTGTCTCATGCGTCACACGTGTGGTAAGTGGGCCTCTGAGCACTTACCAATATCTCCATGGATCTTTCCATTCGCCCAGGAAATCCAATTACAGCTTATCTGAATTCTACTGTAATTCGTACCACAATGGAATATCGAGGGAATGTGAGCCGGCGGCTGAAAGGCGCGGTCGCTCGGCCCCCGCCTGACAGCGTAATGACTTTTTAGGGCAGACTGCTTCATCGGGACTGAATTAGCCGACGTGTGAAGGCAGCAAACAACAAGCAGAAGGGAATCGTTAAACGCCATTTGTATTCAAATAGCTCTGCTTTATTGTCTTGTCtccattcgggggggggggggggggggagacttttGAATCTGAGTACCGCATTTTCCGCACtataaggcgcacctaaaagCCTCTAATTTTCTCAACATATCTGAGTTCGACGAGAGACAAACAATCGCCAACCATTTctggctcggggggggggggggggggggggggggcagagaagagCGCCGCTCCGGCATCGCTATATTTAATTATCGGTGTCAGCCGAGCCGCCCAAGAGGCCCGGCTGAATTCACGGACCCGGAATAGAATTAGCAGCACCTCTTTGATCTCAATGAGCCTCTCATGACGGGAAATCAAAACATCTCTGTTTAAAGCTTTagccagatgatgaagatgatgatgatgatgtgagtcAGTCAGAGTGCTGTTTAAAGCTTTagccagatgatgaagatgatgatgtgagTCAGTCAGAGTGCTGTTTAAAGCTTTagccagatgatgaagatgatgatgtgagTCAGTCAGAGCGCTGTTTTAAGCTTTagccagatgatgaagatgatgatgatgatgtgagtcAGTCAGAGTGCTGTTTAAAGCTTTagccagatgatgaagatgatgatgtgagTCAGTCAGAGCGCTGTTTAAAGCTTTagccagatgatgaagatgatgatgtgagTCAGTCAGAGCGCTGTTTAAAGCTTTagccagatgatgaagatgatgatgtgagTCAGTCAGAGCGCTGTTTAAAGCTTTagccagatgatgaagatgatgatgtgagTCAGTCAGAGCGCTGTTTTAAGCTTTagccagatgatgaagatgatgatgtgagTCAGTCAGAGCGCTGTTTAAAGCTTTagccagatgatgaagatgatgatgtgagTCAGTCAGAGCGCTGTTTAAAGCTTTagccagatgatgaagatgatgatgtgagTCAGTCAGAGCGCTGTTTAAAGCTTTagccagatgatgaagatgatgatgatgatgtgagtcAGTCAGAGCGCTGTTTAAAGCTTTagccagatgatgaagatgatgatgtgagTCAGTCAGAGCGCTGTTTTAAGCTTTagccagatgatgaagatgatgatgtgagTCAGTCAGAGCGCTGTTTTAAGCTTTagccagatgatgaagatgatgatgtgagTCAGTCAGAGCGTGTTTAAAGCTTTagccagatgatgaagatgatgatgtgagTCAGTCAGAGCGCTGTTTAAAGCTTTagccagatgatgaagatgatgatgtgagTCGGGACCGTTGACATGCCGTAAACCAGGTGGACACTTTTattaatctttcatttcaaatttgAATACTTTTAATCAGCCGCCTGAGGATTCCCACCGCGTTAAATTCCAGGTAAGCgatcatcctcctcatcctcctcatccttctcatcctcctcagCCTCACCTGGATGACGGCGCTGAACCAGCAGGTGTTCCCAACGTTGCGGATGCCGACGGGCCACTCGTCCTGGCGGATCCAGTGGGCGGGGCCGCACGTGTCGCTGTGGGCGTCgcacctcttcctcttcatcctggcCACGTTCTCCTCTGCGCTGGCCTCCAGAGCCCTGCAGCAGAACGCAGGCCCACTGGGCCAGGTCGGCCATCCTGCGTCTCCCAGAACTCCGAGACGGCGTGCAAAGCGGGTTCTCTGGTACCTGCTcagctccctctcctcttcctcggcgcTGTGGGACTCCTGCAGGCTCAGTTCTATGGCGGTCTGCAGTTCATCTTTGGGAAGTCCTGAAGAAACGGACAACGTGTCAACCAAGACCCAACGAGTTCCACCAGAAGCCCAGAAGGGTCCTGAATCTGAGTTCAATGATCTTTACAGGGAGATCTGTGACAGGTTCAGCTTCTGACCGCGCTAATGATGCTATGCTAAAGTGACGTCATCCATCACTGACCCTGGGTGAGATCAAACAGACTCTTATTTTCGGGGCTTGTTGGTCTCGCGTGTAAATAAACCTCCCTCGTACCTTCCTGGCCTTCCCAGGTCTCTCCAGAGGTTCTGGATTCCTGCGGTTCTCGACGATCCTGAACCTCTGTGGGCGGGGTCGTCAGCAGCCCGACGGCTTGACCAATGTCACCCTGACTGACCTTTAAGGAGAAGGGACGGGGGGAAAGACATGGACAAAAACACCGGCTCCTATTAGCGCATCGAGGAGATTTAGCACCGCAAGGAAAAAAGAAACCGATGAAATAATTTGCACTCTGGCTTTCTCACGTCTTACATTCAAGGCTCTGTAAAGAATCTGTGGGTCCCGGATGCCGGTGATCTCCCTCAGTTGGTTGATCAGCATTTCAGTCTGCTGAGAGCGGGACGTGGGGAAAAGGGGAAACGATGGTGAAACCACCTGCTTCCGCTGGATTTCTTTGCGTGGGCTTTTTCCAGGTTTTACGGTTTCCCCCCGCCTCCGAAAACATGCAACGTAGGTGATTTGGGATTGCCCGTATTGTATGACTGTTCGCGAGTGGTTgtccgtctctgtgtggccttgcgatgtgctggcgacgcactcagggtgtgccccacctctcgcccacagcCGGCTGGGACAGGCTCCTGCACCTTTGACCCGCAAAGCGGGaaagcggctgcagatgagACTGTTAAGGATGGCCGCCATGACAGTTCATGGCGGCGTCACGTCTACTCTGAGACCCAGATGAAGGACCGACGCCAAGAGGTCAGGATACGATGACACGCCTTAAAGCAAAAGAGCAATGTCGACGTTCCTAAACACGCCGATCCGCTACCTTATCTGGGATGCGAGGAGAGATCGCTGAGAGGCCACATGAAGACAAATCGCCAGGAAAGCGGTGgagaggccctaaaacaatgaggctgcagcaacaggtcatcatcatcatcagatccAGCAGGATCCAGCAGGATCCAGCAGGATCCAGCAGGATCCAGTAGGATCCAGTAGGATCCCGGTGTGACCGGGGGCTATATCGAGCCCCCCAGCAGGTGGACTTGTCAGGGTATCAGGATACTTATATGGAGCTCGCTGGATATCTGAGACGCTCCGGGCTCGCCTCTATTTTAAGCTGCTGGCGTGGACGGCAGGTTCTGTTTAGCAttccagccccccccgcccccgccccccctcacaGGCAAACAACCAGCATGAATATTCTTCTCAttttcaaactcattttcaAGTGTTAACTTtagtacgggggggggggggggttagtgttAACGTTAGTGGGGGGGTCAGTGTTAAtgttagtgggggggggggttagtgttGACGTTAGTGGGGGGGGTTAGTGTTAATGTTagtggggggggtcagtgttaatgttagtggggggggggttagtgttgacgttaggggggggggtgttagtgTTAACgttagttcccccccccccccgctcaccgACTTCCTCGACGCTCCTCCATCTTCCGTCGCTTCTTCTCTCATCGctgaacaaacagaaaacgTTTCTTCCCAATAAACAGAAACAACTTCCTGCACCGAGTCTGAGTCAAACCGGCTCCATCCGTCAAGCGCCGGGAGCAACAACCggctgcgcgcgcgcgcgcgtccaCGAGGACGTTAAAGGCGCGCGCCGCCCGCGATGTGACGGGGCAGTTAACGCGAAGGAAAACTCGAAGCGTCAGATTTAAACTGGTTTAACTTTCATTCTACGActtgatcttttctttttcttttcagcgtcaaataaaagacaaaatcGGGAATTAAAAAACGGGAAAGTATTTCTCTATTCCAGTTTTGCCATTGCGTCATCGGAAATGTTTCTTTCTAACCCTTAAAATAATTTGAGTTGtctttatatttctttctttcattcaccCTCCTTTAGTCTTTGTAGGATTTTTTATCACTTTACTCTTTATTAATGAAAAAATATTCTGCAACGAAATCTACAGccagaaatacaaatacaaataaaatgcacCTGCAGTGtgaattacacacaaacatgtactAGTTAAGTACAATTTGAGGTCATTTCACCTCGGGGCTCTAATTGAAGCGTTGATCCATGGCCGGGAGCATTAAGGTATCACGttacccgggggggggggggggatcaatgcTGCTGCAACCGACATG
Proteins encoded in this region:
- the usp28 gene encoding ubiquitin carboxyl-terminal hydrolase 28 isoform X2; amino-acid sequence: MREEATEDGGASRKSQTEMLINQLREITGIRDPQILYRALNVSQGDIGQAVGLLTTPPTEVQDRREPQESRTSGETWEGQEGLPKDELQTAIELSLQESHSAEEEERELSRALEASAEENVARMKRKRCDAHSDTCGPAHWIRQDEWPVGIRNVGNTCWFSAVIQSLFHLPVFRRLVLNYHLSERVLEKCESHSDKRNIAFMQELRCLFALMVGSTRSFVDPSAAVELLRDAFRTSEAQQDVSEFSHKLLDWLEDAFQLAAAGHKADDKQQNPLVQLFYGTFVTERRHEGKTLYNIEQFGQYPLQVNGFNNLDECLEGAMVEKEIESLHSDHSVTSGRERWFKKLPPVLTFELSRFEFNTQLGRPEKIHKKLEFPAVIHMDRYLHNNIEQTHERRGEVKRLKEQLAALQQKLECYKNYGSGPTKYHLADMLQFVLEFVTTKPTSVSPAEDLRLTSSSPTPQSHPISDTREPAETESSEVLASSVSSCQRTPIHKPFTQCKPPVESPPHPAPHSVTEEELLFVRTCLQRWRTEVENDMNELKASIDRLTQLLEGIYSDSMLCQVPYKLHAVLVHEGQASAGHYWAYIFDHANQRWMKYNDISITESSWEELERDSFGGMTNASAYCLMYINDRLPHLITDDTDVETGQVLQGMDSLPSNLRRYVHEDNRWFQQELSEWEEQFCQSAIPQGESTASAEPPNSGPDDSHETSVEPVPQSEPSTEEPDHGALLEPRPESDTKEDREPDSMETPEEESKAPPPPDPDSQPVDTRSAAAINPPVSSRGSTPAENQLQSQNPGIEVALNIPEAADPHEKEDTQEGDLGPGADGEPEGSGEVPDPEGKQEEEEEEQQKREVPVRRRQAEDELSEVEIPNVGRIAVRAGADGYNEEMMLTPAMQGVILAIAKARQTFDEEGPEAGLIRAFHEEYSRLYELSEEEVTPQEDARLQHALVYFFQNKAPKRVIERTLLEQFIDRNLSFDERAISIMREARSKLRLIKPEDMDMDEYLQWHDDYRLFRTAFVYLLTGLEHYQHGRLREALAYLSHAYETNGALLRGGEKRGVDRTIIARYRRKCLIALNESASQLFCSGEETSVEEGVSIMDEGVIPCLHLMSRDSSSSQEDRDALEDIRSHWCCCLGRDMNDSLQRKLSEFLPRVLDSSSDAGVLKDPPKVHVSHAHDLCSRLAAIMESIHSASVVVVKKQHAQTFQRPQIFLLPQTNQRPRSAEKHERSRSHQLALRTIDAA
- the usp28 gene encoding ubiquitin carboxyl-terminal hydrolase 28 isoform X1, whose amino-acid sequence is MREEATEDGGASRKSQTEMLINQLREITGIRDPQILYRALNVSQGDIGQAVGLLTTPPTEVQDRREPQESRTSGETWEGQEGLPKDELQTAIELSLQESHSAEEEERELSSGPAFCCRALEASAEENVARMKRKRCDAHSDTCGPAHWIRQDEWPVGIRNVGNTCWFSAVIQSLFHLPVFRRLVLNYHLSERVLEKCESHSDKRNIAFMQELRCLFALMVGSTRSFVDPSAAVELLRDAFRTSEAQQDVSEFSHKLLDWLEDAFQLAAAGHKADDKQQNPLVQLFYGTFVTERRHEGKTLYNIEQFGQYPLQVNGFNNLDECLEGAMVEKEIESLHSDHSVTSGRERWFKKLPPVLTFELSRFEFNTQLGRPEKIHKKLEFPAVIHMDRYLHNNIEQTHERRGEVKRLKEQLAALQQKLECYKNYGSGPTKYHLADMLQFVLEFVTTKPTSVSPAEDLRLTSSSPTPQSHPISDTREPAETESSEVLASSVSSCQRTPIHKPFTQCKPPVESPPHPAPHSVTEEELLFVRTCLQRWRTEVENDMNELKASIDRLTQLLEGIYSDSMLCQVPYKLHAVLVHEGQASAGHYWAYIFDHANQRWMKYNDISITESSWEELERDSFGGMTNASAYCLMYINDRLPHLITDDTDVETGQVLQGMDSLPSNLRRYVHEDNRWFQQELSEWEEQFCQSAIPQGESTASAEPPNSGPDDSHETSVEPVPQSEPSTEEPDHGALLEPRPESDTKEDREPDSMETPEEESKAPPPPDPDSQPVDTRSAAAINPPVSSRGSTPAENQLQSQNPGIEVALNIPEAADPHEKEDTQEGDLGPGADGEPEGSGEVPDPEGKQEEEEEEQQKREVPVRRRQAEDELSEVEIPNVGRIAVRAGADGYNEEMMLTPAMQGVILAIAKARQTFDEEGPEAGLIRAFHEEYSRLYELSEEEVTPQEDARLQHALVYFFQNKAPKRVIERTLLEQFIDRNLSFDERAISIMREARSKLRLIKPEDMDMDEYLQWHDDYRLFRTAFVYLLTGLEHYQHGRLREALAYLSHAYETNGALLRGGEKRGVDRTIIARYRRKCLIALNESASQLFCSGEETSVEEGVSIMDEGVIPCLHLMSRDSSSSQEDRDALEDIRSHWCCCLGRDMNDSLQRKLSEFLPRVLDSSSDAGVLKDPPKVHVSHAHDLCSRLAAIMESIHSASVVVVKKQHAQTFQRPQIFLLPQTNQRPRSAEKHERSRSHQLALRTIDAA